In Terriglobus sp. TAA 43, a single window of DNA contains:
- a CDS encoding M56 family metallopeptidase — protein MIREAISLVQKAEPTLANHLLQSTIFATMLGLLTLSLRNNRARVRHWLWLAASVKFLLPFSLLFALGSLLPKQHSASFNHPSLSNALESVGQPFSGLVIVPEAPLQDLPHETAGYLALTLMSVWGLGTLVVFAIWGMRWMQVFASLKQAAPLINGREVEILQRVESLVSVSRQVVVLGASDLTEPGIFGIVRPVMLWPLQLTERLENEHIESILVHELMHVRRHDNLIAAIHMAVEALFWFHPLVWWIGTRMVLEREHACDEATVQLIGKPSVYAESLLKASRFCVEAPIVCVSGMASADLKNRIVRIMTGHVVENLTLLRRLLLGTVVCLSLIIPVFFGVVRAASTQNSRAATGKQLEFSVVSIRPNEPGGPQTVGAATQDGYEMRNMFLALPILSAYVPQTGGASAYSDKEVIGLPGWAYSDDARYNISAKVDEADLADWHDPVKQPEMLQAMLQSMLADRLKLVVHREMKNAQVYLLTVDKDGPKFKESNPAEAHAGAHPFPGGGMLSMARSEGEISIHFFGITIAQLTHSLSADWQVQDRTGLSGKYDITLRKPIASSVSPDGLQQAPEEASPGSLAQQIGLKLVPAKGKVETLVIDHIERPSEN, from the coding sequence ATGATCAGAGAAGCGATCTCTCTCGTACAAAAAGCCGAGCCAACGCTGGCAAATCACCTTCTTCAATCAACCATATTCGCTACGATGCTCGGGCTGCTGACCCTATCATTGAGAAACAACCGCGCTCGCGTGAGGCACTGGCTTTGGCTTGCAGCTTCGGTCAAGTTCCTGCTTCCTTTTTCGTTGTTATTCGCACTCGGAAGCCTTCTACCCAAACAACATTCCGCTTCGTTCAATCACCCCAGTCTCTCTAACGCTCTTGAGTCTGTGGGGCAGCCGTTTTCTGGTCTGGTCATTGTGCCCGAAGCGCCTTTACAAGATCTTCCCCATGAAACTGCAGGCTATCTGGCGCTAACGCTGATGTCCGTGTGGGGTCTGGGCACTCTGGTTGTATTCGCGATCTGGGGAATGCGGTGGATGCAAGTCTTCGCGTCACTGAAGCAAGCCGCTCCTCTGATCAATGGCAGAGAGGTGGAGATTCTGCAACGCGTCGAATCACTGGTGTCTGTGTCCCGCCAAGTCGTGGTGTTGGGTGCGTCCGACCTGACCGAACCAGGGATATTCGGTATCGTCCGTCCGGTGATGTTATGGCCGCTACAACTCACCGAGAGGTTGGAGAACGAGCATATCGAATCCATCCTCGTGCATGAACTCATGCACGTACGACGTCACGATAATCTCATTGCCGCAATCCATATGGCAGTGGAGGCCTTGTTTTGGTTCCATCCGTTGGTCTGGTGGATCGGCACCCGCATGGTGTTGGAGCGTGAGCACGCGTGCGATGAAGCGACGGTGCAACTGATCGGGAAACCGAGCGTCTACGCTGAAAGCCTTCTGAAAGCGTCCAGATTTTGTGTTGAAGCCCCCATAGTGTGCGTATCCGGCATGGCGAGTGCTGACCTTAAAAATCGAATCGTCAGAATCATGACAGGGCACGTTGTTGAAAACCTGACTCTCTTACGGAGGCTCCTGTTGGGGACGGTCGTTTGTCTATCACTGATCATTCCAGTGTTTTTCGGAGTCGTTCGGGCAGCCAGTACTCAAAATAGTCGCGCGGCCACCGGTAAACAGCTAGAGTTCTCTGTCGTTTCCATACGACCAAACGAACCCGGCGGTCCCCAAACAGTGGGCGCAGCAACTCAGGATGGCTACGAAATGAGGAACATGTTTCTAGCGTTGCCGATCCTGTCAGCTTATGTGCCACAAACCGGTGGGGCTTCGGCCTACTCGGATAAAGAAGTCATTGGACTCCCTGGCTGGGCATACAGCGATGATGCCCGCTACAACATCAGCGCGAAAGTCGACGAGGCGGACCTCGCCGATTGGCATGATCCGGTCAAACAGCCTGAAATGCTGCAGGCCATGCTGCAATCCATGCTGGCTGACAGGTTGAAGTTAGTTGTGCATCGAGAAATGAAGAATGCCCAAGTGTATTTGCTTACCGTAGACAAGGACGGGCCTAAGTTTAAAGAGTCAAATCCAGCTGAGGCTCATGCAGGCGCTCATCCATTCCCTGGAGGCGGAATGCTTTCCATGGCCCGCAGCGAGGGCGAGATTTCAATTCACTTTTTCGGGATCACAATCGCTCAACTGACACATTCGCTTTCGGCCGACTGGCAGGTTCAAGACCGAACCGGTCTAAGCGGGAAATACGACATCACATTGCGAAAGCCAATTGCTTCGTCCGTTTCTCCAGACGGTTTACAGCAAGCTCCGGAAGAAGCATCCCCTGGCTCTCTTGCACAACAGATCGGCTTGAAGCTGGTACCGGCAAAAGGAAAAGTGGAAACGTTAGTGATTGACCACATAGAGCGGCCTTCGGAAAACTGA
- a CDS encoding dihydrofolate reductase family protein — protein sequence MRKLRIFEHISIDGIIEASGGPYGDWTAPYRTPEGFAAVTAMYGENFDLILGRTTYDQWSDYWPKAPSNPMSDRLNAATKYIVTHRPESLAWGPFEAVTNLVEGVRHIKATDGADLIVCGSSTLTSTLIQQGLADELILLVNPVLLGTGKRLFAEGTPPRSFQLQNSNALPSGIVINTFSFAGSLQNLK from the coding sequence ATGCGAAAGCTCAGAATCTTCGAACACATCTCCATCGACGGCATCATCGAAGCATCCGGCGGCCCCTACGGCGACTGGACCGCACCCTACCGCACCCCGGAAGGATTCGCCGCAGTCACCGCCATGTACGGTGAAAACTTCGACCTCATCCTCGGCCGCACCACCTACGACCAATGGTCCGACTACTGGCCCAAAGCCCCCAGCAACCCCATGTCCGACCGCCTCAACGCCGCAACGAAATACATCGTCACTCACCGCCCGGAAAGCCTCGCATGGGGTCCCTTCGAAGCCGTCACCAATCTCGTCGAAGGCGTCCGCCACATCAAGGCCACAGACGGTGCAGACCTCATCGTCTGCGGCAGTTCCACACTCACCTCAACACTGATCCAGCAAGGGCTCGCAGACGAACTTATCCTCCTCGTCAATCCCGTCCTGCTCGGCACCGGCAAACGACTCTTCGCGGAAGGCACGCCGCCGCGCTCCTTCCAACTTCAAAACTCCAACGCCCTCCCATCCGGCATCGTCATCAACACCTTCAGCTTCGCCGGATCTCTACAAAACCTGAAATAA
- a CDS encoding YciI family protein, giving the protein MRFMMIVIPKGYESAPPDSAPSAEAVAKMMEYNKALQKAGVLLGLDGLLPPSTGARVSFDKSGKPTVTDGPFAEAKEVIGGYWIIQVRSREEAIEWAKRAPFDENGIIEVRQIQEMADFPEDVQKAAEGFDQLKNNTR; this is encoded by the coding sequence ATGCGTTTCATGATGATCGTCATTCCCAAAGGCTACGAATCCGCACCACCCGACTCTGCACCCTCCGCCGAAGCCGTAGCCAAAATGATGGAGTACAACAAAGCCCTGCAAAAAGCAGGCGTCCTTCTCGGTCTTGACGGCCTTCTGCCGCCATCCACCGGCGCACGCGTCTCTTTCGACAAGAGCGGCAAACCCACCGTCACGGACGGCCCCTTTGCAGAAGCGAAAGAAGTCATCGGCGGCTACTGGATCATTCAGGTACGCTCGCGCGAAGAAGCCATCGAATGGGCCAAGCGCGCACCCTTCGACGAAAACGGAATCATTGAAGTGCGCCAGATTCAGGAAATGGCTGACTTCCCCGAAGACGTCCAGAAAGCCGCAGAAGGCTTCGACCAACTCAAGAACAACACACGATAA
- a CDS encoding DUF1080 domain-containing protein, producing MKTKIFFASLLAAALVSTVSAQDSKAFLGRWDMTVTPTSGKSYAQWIELTNNGGKLEGKYQPRGGAWHPISDANVDGDKLVLVVEPAGRGPAVSWELTSPSAGKLTGVEKRGGEADGSSLAGVTAPKLDRPMPKKWTKPRPLFNGKDLTGWEPIGMVANNKWVARDGELVNDNPEVPGQRIPPAANIKTTEKFQDFKLHIEVNCPEGGNSGIYLRGRYELQVGTEGGKQPTHEMGAIYSWYPPPAGSELGLGKWTTYDVTFVGRHVTVYRDGKLYHDNVEIPGPTGGALDSNEAEPGPFFLQGDHHGVIQYRNITISEPAK from the coding sequence GTGAAAACGAAGATCTTTTTCGCCTCTCTGTTGGCTGCCGCGCTCGTCTCAACTGTCTCTGCGCAAGACTCCAAAGCATTCCTGGGTCGCTGGGACATGACGGTAACGCCTACGAGCGGTAAGTCGTATGCCCAGTGGATTGAGCTGACCAATAACGGCGGCAAGTTGGAAGGCAAGTATCAGCCGCGCGGTGGCGCATGGCACCCGATTTCCGATGCCAATGTGGACGGCGACAAGCTGGTGCTGGTTGTGGAGCCTGCGGGGCGTGGTCCGGCTGTGAGCTGGGAACTGACGTCGCCGAGTGCAGGAAAGCTGACGGGTGTGGAGAAGCGTGGCGGTGAGGCCGATGGCTCGTCGCTGGCCGGCGTGACGGCGCCGAAGCTGGATCGTCCGATGCCGAAGAAGTGGACGAAGCCGCGTCCGTTGTTCAACGGCAAGGACCTGACCGGTTGGGAACCCATCGGCATGGTGGCCAACAACAAGTGGGTGGCTCGTGATGGCGAGCTCGTGAATGACAACCCGGAAGTGCCGGGACAGCGCATTCCTCCTGCTGCGAACATCAAGACGACCGAGAAGTTCCAGGACTTCAAGTTGCACATTGAAGTGAACTGCCCGGAAGGCGGGAACAGCGGTATCTATCTGCGCGGTCGTTATGAACTGCAGGTGGGCACGGAAGGCGGCAAGCAGCCGACGCACGAGATGGGCGCGATCTATAGCTGGTACCCGCCGCCGGCAGGTTCGGAGCTGGGCCTGGGCAAGTGGACAACCTATGACGTTACGTTTGTTGGTCGCCATGTAACGGTGTATCGCGATGGCAAGCTGTATCACGACAACGTGGAGATTCCGGGACCCACCGGCGGCGCGCTGGACAGCAACGAAGCTGAGCCGGGACCGTTCTTCCTGCAGGGCGACCACCACGGCGTGATTCAGTATCGGAACATTACGATCTCTGAACCGGCGAAGTAA
- a CDS encoding RNA polymerase sigma factor has translation MESTRLIAAIARVTRDVGVAEELAQDALITAIEVWTEEGIPENPAAWLMTAAKRRAIDSLRRGRMLMQKHEEIARELEWQQQRLADAMDHALDQVIEDDVLRLIFTACHQVLAVEGRIALTLRLIGGLTTPEIARAFLVPEKTLAQRIVRAKKTLTEAHVPYETPRGDELHQRVESVLLVVYLIFNEGYAATSGDEWMRSSLCEEALRITRILTQLLPNESEAQALLALMELQASRTAARRGKDGEAILLPDQNRALWDHAQIHRGIHALTQAQKLGGGARTYALQAAIAACHAQARTAKETDWERIVLLYDALMQINPSPIVALNRAVAVSMAQGPAAGLEALDNTIKLTSDTALASYHLFPSVRGDFLMKMGRLAEAKEEIQRALTLTQNQREQELLTKKLQQIEATNS, from the coding sequence ATGGAATCCACACGCCTCATCGCGGCCATCGCCCGCGTCACACGCGATGTGGGCGTCGCAGAAGAACTCGCACAAGACGCCCTCATCACCGCGATCGAAGTGTGGACAGAAGAAGGCATCCCCGAAAATCCCGCGGCATGGCTCATGACCGCAGCCAAACGTCGCGCCATCGACTCACTCCGCCGTGGCCGCATGCTCATGCAAAAACATGAAGAGATCGCGCGCGAACTCGAATGGCAACAGCAACGCCTGGCAGATGCCATGGACCACGCACTCGATCAGGTCATTGAAGATGACGTACTGCGCCTCATCTTCACCGCATGTCATCAGGTACTCGCCGTGGAAGGCCGCATCGCACTCACACTGCGTCTTATTGGCGGCCTCACCACACCTGAGATCGCGCGCGCCTTCCTCGTCCCGGAAAAGACCCTCGCACAACGCATCGTCCGCGCAAAGAAAACACTCACCGAAGCACACGTCCCCTACGAAACACCACGCGGCGACGAGTTACACCAGCGCGTTGAATCCGTTCTCCTCGTCGTCTACCTCATCTTCAACGAGGGCTACGCCGCCACCTCAGGCGACGAATGGATGCGCTCCTCACTCTGCGAAGAAGCACTGCGCATCACCCGCATCCTCACCCAACTCTTACCCAACGAGTCAGAAGCCCAGGCCCTTCTCGCTCTCATGGAACTCCAAGCCTCACGCACCGCAGCACGACGAGGCAAAGACGGCGAAGCAATCCTGCTGCCCGATCAGAACCGAGCCCTCTGGGACCACGCACAAATCCACCGCGGCATCCACGCCCTCACACAAGCGCAAAAGCTAGGTGGAGGTGCAAGAACCTACGCCCTGCAAGCCGCCATCGCCGCATGCCACGCACAAGCCCGCACCGCAAAAGAAACAGACTGGGAACGCATCGTCCTTCTCTACGACGCGCTGATGCAAATCAATCCATCCCCCATCGTCGCCCTCAATCGAGCCGTAGCCGTCAGCATGGCGCAAGGCCCCGCCGCAGGCCTCGAAGCCCTCGACAACACAATCAAACTCACCAGCGACACCGCACTAGCCAGCTACCACCTCTTCCCCAGCGTCCGCGGCGACTTCCTCATGAAGATGGGCCGACTCGCAGAAGCCAAAGAAGAAATCCAACGCGCCCTAACCCTGACTCAAAACCAGCGCGAACAAGAACTCTTAACAAAGAAGCTGCAACAAATCGAAGCCACAAATTCATAG
- a CDS encoding Rid family hydrolase produces MKISGLLLASAMLAGSMPALAQTIKEVPLPASQNSNNSVLPIAGANWVGNTLYVSGWLDPDIKSHPDTKSQTEGILKDLEAFLATQKLTFRNVAMVRVFLGADPAKDNKMDVAGMTAAYTQFFGTKEQPHKPARTTLSVVLPAGARGALVEIDLVAVREK; encoded by the coding sequence ATGAAGATCAGCGGTCTGCTTCTTGCCTCCGCCATGCTGGCAGGTTCTATGCCAGCGCTTGCGCAAACGATAAAAGAAGTTCCATTGCCAGCGAGCCAGAATTCGAATAATTCCGTGCTGCCGATTGCTGGTGCGAACTGGGTTGGAAACACACTGTATGTGAGCGGATGGCTAGACCCGGATATTAAGTCGCATCCTGACACCAAGTCGCAGACTGAAGGCATTCTCAAGGACCTGGAGGCGTTTCTTGCGACGCAGAAGCTGACGTTCCGCAACGTAGCCATGGTGCGCGTGTTTCTGGGGGCTGATCCTGCGAAGGATAACAAGATGGATGTGGCGGGAATGACGGCGGCCTATACGCAGTTCTTTGGCACGAAGGAGCAGCCGCATAAGCCGGCGCGCACTACATTGTCTGTGGTTTTGCCTGCGGGTGCTCGTGGCGCGTTGGTTGAAATCGACTTAGTTGCCGTGCGAGAGAAGTAG
- a CDS encoding LysR substrate-binding domain-containing protein, protein MLLRNLDLDTLRTLVTTNDVGGFAQAAERLGRTPSAISLQMKRLQEELGTPLFRKQGRVLKLTEAGQTALGYARRMLALNDDLLQTMQGVTLAGTVRIGAPQDFASVLPDALRQFTTLYPRTQVELRIEGNGALIEALDKGQLDVALTIGFADRKDALLLGELPVLWIASRGFRMQETALPLALLGPQCAFRKAAVQHLEDAGIPYRIAATSPSLDGLWAALQGGLGITARTAMQLPSALTASKSLHRLPVLPGFPVALHRSPNATDISAVDALHSLLATATQGILAGLAYPENMRIVKKA, encoded by the coding sequence ATGCTTCTGCGCAATCTTGATCTGGATACATTACGGACGCTGGTAACGACGAACGATGTGGGTGGGTTTGCGCAGGCTGCGGAACGGCTTGGGCGAACGCCTTCTGCGATCAGTTTGCAGATGAAGCGTCTTCAGGAAGAGTTGGGGACGCCGCTGTTTCGTAAGCAGGGGCGTGTGCTGAAGCTGACTGAGGCTGGGCAGACGGCGCTGGGTTATGCGCGCCGGATGCTGGCGCTGAATGATGACCTGTTGCAGACGATGCAGGGCGTGACGCTGGCGGGTACGGTTCGCATTGGTGCGCCGCAGGATTTTGCTTCGGTGTTGCCAGATGCTTTGCGGCAGTTCACGACGCTGTATCCGCGGACGCAGGTGGAGCTGCGCATCGAGGGTAACGGCGCGCTGATTGAAGCGTTGGATAAGGGCCAGCTTGATGTGGCGTTGACGATTGGATTTGCCGATCGTAAAGATGCGTTGCTGTTGGGCGAATTGCCGGTGCTGTGGATTGCGAGCCGAGGCTTTCGTATGCAGGAGACTGCGCTGCCGCTGGCGTTGCTGGGGCCGCAGTGCGCTTTTCGTAAGGCCGCGGTGCAGCATCTGGAAGATGCCGGTATTCCGTATCGGATTGCAGCGACGAGTCCGAGTCTTGATGGTCTTTGGGCGGCGTTGCAGGGTGGGCTTGGAATTACGGCACGGACTGCGATGCAGTTGCCGTCCGCGCTGACGGCGAGTAAGTCGTTACACCGTTTGCCTGTGCTTCCCGGCTTTCCTGTTGCGCTGCATCGTAGTCCGAATGCCACGGATATCTCTGCGGTGGATGCTTTGCATTCGTTGCTGGCCACGGCGACGCAGGGGATTCTTGCGGGATTGGCTTATCCGGAAAACATGCGCATTGTGAAGAAGGCATAA
- a CDS encoding lipocalin-like domain-containing protein produces MKNKYVSLLASAMLFVCALNGQEKSGNPFVGSWQLIAADKLLPNGTRVSDYGAEPHGMAVFTADGHFMIDVFRNVRTKFASKDREKGTFDEYKEAQLSSSCSFGTYTVDAAANKITLHIDRSTYPNGDDTTQVREYEVEDDTLSWKVAPRPDGSIPITVVRRIAP; encoded by the coding sequence ATGAAGAACAAATATGTCTCGCTTCTTGCGAGTGCGATGCTTTTTGTCTGCGCTTTGAATGGCCAGGAAAAGAGCGGGAATCCGTTTGTTGGTAGCTGGCAACTGATTGCTGCAGATAAGTTACTGCCGAACGGAACGCGTGTTTCTGACTATGGTGCTGAGCCGCACGGTATGGCGGTGTTTACGGCGGATGGCCACTTCATGATTGATGTGTTTCGGAATGTGCGGACGAAGTTTGCGAGCAAGGATCGTGAGAAGGGGACGTTCGACGAGTACAAGGAGGCGCAGCTGAGTAGCAGTTGCAGCTTTGGCACTTATACCGTAGATGCTGCTGCGAACAAGATCACTCTGCATATCGATCGCAGCACGTATCCGAATGGCGATGACACGACGCAGGTTCGCGAATACGAAGTGGAAGACGACACGTTGAGCTGGAAGGTAGCTCCGCGTCCGGATGGTTCGATTCCGATCACGGTGGTGCGTCGCATTGCACCTTAG
- a CDS encoding YciI family protein, with product MPQFLIAVQHPNNYDPSLEGDDMIRDIGELNQQMDAAGARFFAGGLESPDHAKSLRKQSNGNVAVTDGPYLEAKEYIGGFWILECADMDEALAWASKAVIACRTPIEVRAFHRSRPQRKSN from the coding sequence ATGCCGCAATTCCTCATTGCCGTGCAGCACCCCAACAACTACGACCCCTCGCTGGAAGGCGACGACATGATCCGCGACATCGGCGAGCTAAACCAGCAGATGGACGCAGCAGGTGCTCGCTTCTTCGCCGGCGGCCTCGAATCGCCAGACCACGCAAAATCGCTGCGCAAGCAATCAAACGGCAACGTCGCCGTCACGGACGGCCCTTACCTCGAAGCCAAGGAATACATCGGCGGCTTCTGGATTCTCGAATGCGCCGACATGGACGAAGCACTCGCCTGGGCAAGCAAAGCCGTCATCGCCTGCCGTACACCCATCGAAGTGCGAGCCTTCCACCGCAGTCGCCCACAAAGAAAATCCAACTAA
- a CDS encoding BlaI/MecI/CopY family transcriptional regulator produces the protein MAAAKLTKLEFQIMDALWNRGEASIREIQEAFPEKKRPGYTTVQKTMYRMEEKKIIRRVRKVGNFHIFTATTSRDAAQRRLVDELLAFFGGKSRPVMAHLIGAGKLTLEDVEFAEKTLKEMKNGGDPQ, from the coding sequence ATGGCTGCGGCGAAGCTCACGAAGTTAGAGTTCCAGATCATGGATGCCCTATGGAATCGAGGGGAGGCATCGATACGAGAGATCCAAGAGGCCTTTCCAGAGAAGAAGAGACCTGGGTATACGACGGTGCAAAAGACGATGTATCGGATGGAAGAGAAGAAGATCATTCGCCGTGTGCGTAAGGTAGGCAACTTCCACATCTTCACAGCGACAACTTCTCGTGACGCGGCCCAGCGGAGGCTTGTCGATGAACTGCTCGCGTTCTTTGGCGGAAAGTCCCGTCCAGTTATGGCACACCTGATTGGTGCTGGGAAATTGACGCTTGAGGACGTGGAATTCGCTGAAAAAACTCTCAAGGAAATGAAGAATGGAGGTGATCCGCAATGA
- a CDS encoding histidine-type phosphatase → MYWKRIASLLVAASYVTLTAVAQARATSADDELRGVIVLVRHGVRAPIESEIRASSYNAQPWPAWPVEQGVLTPHGTKALNLLGEWYRTRYASLLDGSSCDKRGIYAESNTSQRTIASAHAMLDGLAPGCDIAVHQAAKGKRNRLFTGASGAAVNQQQLTDAVDGRMANNPDWYVHAFAVPMALMYHVMHDCTALDKDCDANTPDFRAVRVKDGKAMPRNAREENPVSLGADFAEHFLLEYTEGMAMEQVGWGRITRADLDQLMEMNTRYHDFMLRTPYSAQVVASNLADRIRATIEVTASGKAVPRELGVATDRFILLDGHDGNLSWLGGLLRVDWVLKDQTFNATPPGGGFVFEVHHSRSTGKNTVQISYVSQTLDQMRYLQPLTEQNGPSIAPVFVPGCSGPAPAYACSVEDFSRVVGGAIDTNFLEANDR, encoded by the coding sequence ATGTATTGGAAACGTATTGCGTCGCTTTTGGTTGCAGCATCGTACGTAACTCTCACTGCCGTTGCGCAGGCGCGGGCTACGTCCGCGGATGATGAGTTGCGCGGGGTTATCGTCCTTGTGCGGCATGGTGTACGTGCACCGATTGAGAGCGAGATTCGTGCGAGTTCTTATAACGCGCAGCCGTGGCCTGCGTGGCCTGTAGAGCAGGGCGTTCTTACACCGCATGGAACAAAGGCGCTGAATCTGCTGGGTGAGTGGTATCGCACTCGTTATGCGTCGTTGTTGGATGGCTCATCGTGCGATAAGCGCGGCATCTATGCAGAGTCGAATACTTCGCAGCGCACGATTGCGTCGGCGCATGCGATGTTGGATGGGCTTGCGCCGGGTTGTGACATTGCAGTGCATCAGGCTGCTAAGGGAAAGCGCAATCGTTTGTTCACTGGGGCCAGTGGTGCTGCGGTGAATCAACAGCAGCTTACCGATGCTGTTGATGGACGAATGGCGAACAATCCTGACTGGTATGTGCATGCGTTCGCCGTGCCGATGGCATTGATGTATCACGTGATGCATGACTGCACTGCGTTGGACAAGGATTGCGATGCCAACACGCCGGACTTTCGCGCGGTTCGCGTGAAGGATGGCAAGGCGATGCCGCGCAATGCGCGCGAAGAAAATCCTGTGAGTCTGGGCGCGGACTTTGCCGAGCACTTTCTGTTGGAGTACACGGAAGGTATGGCGATGGAGCAGGTGGGATGGGGGCGCATCACGCGTGCTGATCTTGATCAGTTGATGGAGATGAACACTCGCTATCACGACTTCATGCTGCGCACGCCGTATTCTGCGCAGGTGGTCGCTTCGAATCTTGCGGATCGTATTCGCGCGACGATTGAGGTTACGGCTTCAGGGAAAGCTGTTCCGCGCGAGCTTGGTGTGGCGACGGATCGTTTCATTTTGCTGGATGGACATGATGGCAATCTGAGCTGGTTGGGTGGTCTGCTGCGAGTCGATTGGGTGCTCAAGGATCAGACTTTCAACGCGACGCCGCCGGGTGGTGGCTTTGTGTTTGAGGTGCATCACAGCCGCTCGACGGGGAAGAACACGGTGCAGATTTCGTATGTGAGCCAGACGTTGGATCAGATGCGTTATCTGCAGCCTTTGACGGAGCAGAATGGGCCTTCTATCGCTCCTGTCTTTGTGCCAGGATGCAGTGGGCCAGCACCTGCGTATGCGTGTTCTGTTGAGGACTTTTCGCGGGTGGTGGGTGGGGCGATCGATACCAATTTCCTGGAAGCAAATGATCGGTAG